A genomic segment from Burkholderia plantarii encodes:
- a CDS encoding aspartate aminotransferase family protein: MTTVFHRAPRARLPVAVAGDGVELIDADGKRYLDACGGAAVSCLGHGNARVIAAIERQARQLPYAHTSFFTTQVAEELADRLVAAAPDGLGHVYFVSGGSEAIEAALKLARQYFVEVGQPARRHIIARRQSYHGNTLGALAIGGNAWRREPFLPLLIESHHVGACYAYREQRVDESEAAFAQRLADELEAKILELGPQTVAAFVAETVVGATAGAVPPVREYFRRIRAVCDRYGVLLILDEIMSGMGRTGYLFACEEDGVAPDIVTIAKGLGAGYQPIGAMLASERIYDAIVGGTGFFQHGHTYLGHAIACAAALEVQRVIAEENLLDNVRARGEQLRAQLRERFIDHAAVGDVRGRGLFVGVEFVADRESKAPFDPSHRLHAALRREAMARGLMVYPMGGTIDGRRGDHVLLAPPFICTAAQIETIVERLALSLDAALVSSGARPAA; the protein is encoded by the coding sequence ATGACCACGGTATTTCACCGCGCCCCGCGCGCGCGCCTGCCCGTCGCGGTGGCGGGCGACGGCGTCGAGCTGATCGACGCCGACGGCAAACGCTATCTCGACGCCTGCGGCGGCGCGGCCGTCTCGTGCCTCGGCCACGGCAACGCGCGCGTGATCGCGGCGATCGAACGGCAGGCGCGGCAGCTGCCCTACGCGCACACCTCGTTCTTCACGACGCAGGTGGCCGAGGAACTGGCCGACCGGCTCGTCGCGGCGGCGCCGGACGGGCTCGGCCACGTCTATTTCGTGTCGGGCGGCTCGGAGGCGATCGAGGCCGCGCTGAAGCTCGCGCGCCAGTACTTCGTCGAAGTCGGCCAGCCGGCGCGGCGGCACATCATCGCGCGCCGGCAGAGCTATCACGGCAACACGCTCGGCGCGCTCGCGATCGGCGGCAACGCGTGGCGGCGCGAGCCGTTCCTGCCGCTGCTGATCGAATCGCATCATGTGGGCGCCTGCTACGCGTATCGCGAGCAGCGCGTGGACGAGAGCGAGGCGGCGTTCGCGCAGCGGCTCGCCGACGAACTCGAGGCGAAGATCCTCGAACTCGGCCCGCAGACGGTGGCCGCGTTCGTGGCGGAGACGGTGGTGGGCGCGACGGCCGGCGCGGTGCCGCCGGTGCGCGAGTATTTCCGCAGGATCCGCGCGGTCTGCGACCGGTACGGCGTGCTGCTGATCCTCGACGAGATCATGTCGGGCATGGGTCGCACCGGCTACCTGTTCGCCTGCGAGGAGGACGGCGTCGCGCCCGACATCGTGACGATCGCGAAGGGCCTCGGCGCCGGCTACCAGCCGATCGGCGCGATGCTGGCGAGCGAGCGCATCTACGACGCGATCGTCGGCGGCACCGGCTTCTTCCAGCACGGCCACACCTATCTCGGCCACGCGATCGCCTGCGCGGCCGCGCTCGAGGTGCAGCGCGTGATCGCCGAGGAGAACCTGCTCGACAACGTGCGCGCGCGCGGCGAACAGTTGCGCGCGCAACTACGCGAGCGGTTCATCGATCACGCGGCGGTGGGCGACGTGCGCGGGCGCGGCCTGTTCGTCGGCGTCGAGTTCGTGGCCGATCGCGAGAGCAAGGCGCCGTTCGATCCGTCGCATCGCCTGCACGCGGCGCTGCGGCGCGAGGCGATGGCGCGCGGGCTGATGGTCTATCCGATGGGCGGCACGATCGACGGACGGCGCGGCGACCACGTGCTGCTCGCGCCGCCGTTCATCTGCACGGCCGCGCAGATCGAGACGATCGTCGAACGTCTCGCGCTGTCGCTCGATGCCGCGCTCGTATCGAGCGGCGCCCGGCCGGCTGCATGA
- a CDS encoding C45 family autoproteolytic acyltransferase/hydolase gives MKALQPVVVAGSAREIGHRLGELARPVMAAYTAQSGAWQAVMARRGDALPAVLRREAESAFPEFVAEIDGMAAGLGLNAADLFAWNCRGELLNHSGDGCTTVAASTPHAQRIVHNEDGDPFLLDRCLLVDVRPERGPGFVSFYYPGSLPGHTFAVNRAGLVQTINNVRITAPAPGVPRMVLARAVLAATSLDAALAILREPPRASGFHHMLGRAGEARVHSVEASVARTSVLTVEGVYGHANHLVHPGPCADIDAQIVTASSRDRQARLAALLPALDTPGVDALAGVLADRGGPGLPIFRDDPADPDDENTLATASFEIDAQGVDFVVRRDGQRGFAMRVARQP, from the coding sequence ATGAAAGCACTTCAACCCGTGGTCGTCGCCGGCTCCGCGCGCGAGATCGGGCACCGGCTCGGCGAACTCGCGCGCCCCGTGATGGCCGCGTACACGGCGCAAAGCGGCGCCTGGCAGGCGGTGATGGCGCGCCGCGGCGACGCGCTGCCGGCCGTGCTGCGGCGCGAGGCCGAGTCCGCGTTCCCCGAGTTCGTCGCCGAGATCGACGGCATGGCCGCCGGGCTCGGCCTGAACGCCGCCGACCTGTTTGCCTGGAACTGCCGCGGCGAGCTGCTGAACCACAGCGGCGACGGCTGCACCACGGTAGCCGCCAGCACCCCGCATGCGCAGCGCATCGTCCACAACGAGGACGGCGATCCGTTCCTGCTCGACCGCTGCCTGCTGGTGGACGTGCGGCCCGAGCGCGGCCCCGGCTTCGTGAGCTTCTACTATCCAGGCTCGCTGCCGGGCCACACGTTCGCGGTCAATCGCGCGGGCCTGGTGCAGACCATCAACAACGTGCGGATCACGGCGCCCGCGCCGGGCGTGCCGCGCATGGTGCTGGCGCGCGCGGTGCTCGCGGCGACCTCGCTCGACGCGGCGCTCGCGATCCTGCGCGAGCCGCCGCGCGCGAGCGGCTTCCACCACATGCTCGGCCGCGCCGGCGAGGCGCGCGTCCACAGCGTCGAGGCGAGCGTGGCGCGCACCTCGGTGCTGACGGTCGAGGGCGTCTACGGCCACGCGAACCATCTCGTGCATCCGGGGCCGTGCGCCGATATCGACGCGCAGATCGTGACGGCATCCTCGCGCGACCGGCAGGCCCGGCTCGCCGCGCTGCTGCCCGCGCTCGACACGCCGGGCGTCGACGCGCTCGCGGGCGTGCTGGCCGATCGCGGCGGCCCCGGCCTGCCGATCTTCCGCGACGACCCGGCTGACCCCGACGACGAGAACACGCTCGCCACCGCCTCGTTCGAGATCGATGCGCAGGGTGTCGATTTCGTGGTCCGGCGCGACGGGCAGCGCGGCTTCGCGATGCGCGTGGCGCGCCAGCCGTGA
- a CDS encoding phosphorylase, translating into MATTTTRSPVIAVSGMAFEAKIAAGDGVETVFAARADRLERALSEAVARGCAGIVSFGTAGGLAPDLAPGTLIIADAIDGPFGEVATDAAWSRRLVAALRGTPLAASVRRGRLAAVGAPVVDAQRKAALHARHGALAVDMESHIAAAFAAARGVPFAVCRAIVDPSWRTLPPAATAGLRDDGSTAIVPILRELAKQPSQLGALLKLAGDARAAKATLIQARHAFEREGAWRGL; encoded by the coding sequence ATGGCCACCACCACCACGCGCTCGCCCGTGATCGCCGTCAGCGGCATGGCGTTCGAGGCGAAGATCGCGGCCGGCGACGGTGTCGAAACCGTGTTCGCCGCGCGCGCGGACCGGCTCGAACGCGCGCTGTCCGAAGCGGTGGCGCGCGGCTGCGCCGGCATCGTCAGCTTCGGCACGGCGGGCGGCCTCGCGCCCGATCTCGCGCCGGGCACGCTGATCATCGCCGACGCGATCGACGGCCCGTTCGGCGAGGTCGCCACCGACGCGGCCTGGAGCCGCCGGCTGGTCGCCGCGCTGCGCGGCACGCCGCTCGCCGCGAGCGTGCGGCGCGGCCGGCTCGCGGCGGTTGGCGCGCCGGTCGTCGACGCGCAGCGGAAAGCCGCGCTGCACGCTCGCCACGGCGCGCTCGCGGTCGACATGGAATCGCACATCGCGGCGGCCTTCGCGGCCGCGCGCGGCGTGCCGTTCGCGGTCTGCCGCGCGATCGTCGATCCGTCGTGGCGCACGCTGCCGCCGGCCGCCACGGCCGGCCTGCGCGACGACGGCAGCACCGCGATCGTGCCGATCCTGCGCGAACTCGCGAAGCAGCCGTCGCAGCTCGGCGCGCTGCTGAAGCTGGCCGGCGACGCGCGCGCCGCGAAGGCGACGCTGATCCAGGCGCGCCATGCGTTCGAACGCGAAGGCGCCTGGCGCGGCCTGTGA
- the shc gene encoding squalene--hopene cyclase, which translates to MPAAAGASASAAPAVDASVTPSPAGAVPIDGAAATGASVPAESAGATLVAGASTAPASAGAAPIEAPAAVAAAPADVTPAVGVSTTSASSEAASIDAVVVGATAAAAAAAAAVSPADTTPTPGAAPTPSIPAPTDASTLAPADLDAAVTRATDALLAAQQPDGHWVYELEADSTIPAEYVLLVHYLGETPNLELERKIARYLRRVQLPGGGWPLFTDGAPDVSASVKAYFALKMIGDDADAEHMVRARNAIHAMGGAEMSNVFTRIQLALFGVVPWFAVPMMPVEIMLLPQWFPFHLSKVSYWARTVTVPLLVLNAKRPLAKNPRGVRVDELFVAPPVNAGLLPRAGHQSPAWFACFRVLDGLLRLTDGLFPRYTRERAIRQAVQFVDERLNGEDGLGAIYPAMANSVMMYAALGYPEDHPNRAIARRSLEKLLVIHDDETDEAYCQPCLSPVWDTSLAAHALLETGEPRAEAAAIRGLDWLRPLQILDVRGDWISRRPDVRPGGWAFQYANPHYPDVDDTAVVALAMDRVAKLANTDVYRDAIARAREWVVGMQSSDGGWGAFEPENTHHYLNSIPFSDHGALLDPPTADVSGRCLSMLAQLGETTGNSPPARFALDYLLAEQEPDGSWYGRWGMNYIYGTWSALGALNAAGLPFDDPRVKRAAQWLLSIQNPDGGWGEDGNSYKLDYRGYERATSTASQTAWALLGLMAAGEVEHPAVARGIAWLAAEQREHGLWDETRFTATGFPRVFYLRYHGYRKFFPLWALARYRNLRRSGTRRVTVGM; encoded by the coding sequence ATGCCCGCAGCCGCCGGCGCGTCCGCGTCCGCGGCGCCTGCCGTCGACGCATCCGTTACGCCGAGCCCGGCCGGTGCGGTACCGATCGATGGCGCTGCCGCGACTGGCGCTTCCGTGCCGGCGGAGTCGGCTGGGGCGACGCTTGTCGCCGGCGCATCTACCGCACCGGCCTCGGCCGGCGCGGCGCCGATCGAGGCGCCTGCCGCCGTCGCGGCGGCGCCGGCTGACGTGACGCCTGCCGTTGGCGTATCCACCACATCGGCATCTTCCGAGGCAGCATCGATCGACGCGGTCGTCGTCGGCGCGACCGCCGCCGCCGCAGCAGCAGCAGCAGCGGTGAGCCCGGCCGACACGACGCCCACTCCCGGCGCCGCACCGACACCGTCCATCCCGGCACCGACCGACGCGTCCACCCTCGCCCCCGCCGACCTCGACGCGGCCGTCACGCGCGCGACCGACGCGCTGCTCGCCGCGCAGCAGCCGGACGGCCACTGGGTCTACGAGCTGGAAGCCGATTCGACGATCCCGGCCGAATACGTGCTGCTGGTCCATTACCTCGGCGAGACGCCGAACCTCGAGCTCGAACGCAAGATCGCGCGCTACCTGCGCCGCGTGCAGCTGCCGGGCGGCGGCTGGCCGCTGTTCACCGACGGCGCGCCCGACGTCAGCGCGAGCGTGAAGGCCTACTTCGCGCTGAAGATGATCGGCGACGACGCCGACGCCGAGCACATGGTCCGCGCGCGCAACGCGATCCACGCGATGGGCGGCGCGGAGATGTCGAACGTGTTCACGCGCATCCAGCTCGCGTTGTTCGGCGTGGTGCCGTGGTTCGCGGTGCCGATGATGCCGGTCGAGATCATGCTGCTGCCGCAGTGGTTTCCGTTCCACCTCTCGAAGGTGTCGTACTGGGCGCGCACGGTGACCGTGCCGCTGCTGGTGCTGAACGCGAAGCGTCCGCTCGCGAAGAATCCGCGCGGCGTGCGCGTGGACGAGCTGTTCGTCGCCCCGCCCGTGAACGCCGGCCTGCTGCCGCGCGCGGGCCACCAGAGCCCCGCCTGGTTCGCGTGCTTCCGCGTGCTCGACGGCCTGCTGCGCCTGACCGACGGCCTGTTCCCGCGCTACACGCGCGAGCGCGCGATCCGCCAGGCGGTGCAGTTCGTCGACGAACGCCTGAACGGCGAGGACGGCCTCGGCGCGATCTATCCGGCCATGGCGAACTCGGTGATGATGTACGCCGCGCTCGGTTATCCCGAGGATCATCCGAACCGCGCGATCGCGCGCCGCTCGCTCGAAAAGCTGCTGGTGATCCACGACGACGAGACCGACGAGGCTTATTGCCAGCCGTGCCTGTCGCCGGTCTGGGACACGTCACTGGCGGCCCACGCGCTGCTCGAGACGGGTGAGCCGCGCGCCGAGGCGGCCGCGATTCGCGGCCTCGACTGGCTGCGCCCGCTGCAGATCCTCGACGTGCGCGGCGACTGGATCTCGCGCCGCCCCGACGTGCGGCCCGGCGGCTGGGCGTTCCAGTACGCGAACCCGCACTACCCCGACGTGGACGACACGGCCGTGGTCGCGCTCGCGATGGATCGCGTGGCGAAGCTCGCGAACACCGACGTCTACCGCGACGCGATCGCGCGCGCGCGTGAATGGGTGGTGGGCATGCAGAGCAGCGACGGCGGCTGGGGCGCGTTCGAGCCCGAGAACACGCACCATTACCTGAACAGCATCCCGTTCTCCGATCACGGCGCGCTGCTCGATCCGCCCACCGCCGACGTGTCGGGCCGCTGCCTGTCGATGCTCGCGCAGCTCGGCGAGACCACCGGCAACAGCCCGCCCGCGCGCTTCGCGCTCGACTACCTGCTCGCCGAGCAGGAGCCGGATGGCAGCTGGTACGGCCGCTGGGGCATGAACTACATCTACGGCACCTGGAGCGCGCTCGGCGCGCTGAACGCGGCCGGCCTGCCGTTCGACGATCCGCGCGTGAAGCGCGCCGCGCAGTGGCTGCTGTCGATCCAGAACCCGGACGGCGGCTGGGGCGAGGACGGCAACAGCTACAAGCTCGACTATCGCGGCTACGAGCGCGCGACCAGCACCGCGTCGCAGACGGCCTGGGCGCTGCTCGGCCTGATGGCGGCGGGCGAGGTCGAGCATCCGGCGGTGGCGCGCGGCATCGCCTGGCTCGCGGCCGAACAGCGCGAGCACGGCCTCTGGGACGAGACGCGCTTCACCGCCACCGGTTTTCCGCGCGTGTTCTATCTGCGCTACCACGGCTATCGCAAGTTCTTCCCGCTGTGGGCGCTCGCGCGCTACCGCAACCTGCGGCGCAGCGGCACCCGGCGCGTGACGGTGGGGATGTAA
- the hpnD gene encoding presqualene diphosphate synthase HpnD: MTVSHPVVDETQTDAAAATSGSSFYHAMRILPAPQREAMFQVYAFCRAVDDIADEGGTREERAAGLDRWRADIDACFAGRPRASLVPLTREIRQFGLKREDFHDMIDGMAMDAAEDICAPDEATLDLYCDRVASSAGRLSVRIFGMPEAPGIELAHHLGRALQLTNILRDIDEDADIRRCYLPRELLEREGIPLGDPHAIARHPALPRVCATLAERALAHFAQADRVMDGAVRAQVRAPRIMSGAYRCILEAALARGFVAPRQPLRKPRLRMLLIALRYAFF; the protein is encoded by the coding sequence TTGACCGTTTCCCATCCCGTCGTGGACGAAACCCAAACCGATGCCGCTGCCGCTACGTCGGGCAGCTCGTTCTATCACGCGATGCGGATCCTGCCGGCCCCGCAGCGCGAGGCCATGTTCCAGGTGTATGCCTTCTGCCGCGCCGTCGACGACATCGCCGACGAGGGTGGCACGCGCGAGGAACGCGCGGCGGGGCTCGACCGCTGGCGCGCCGACATCGACGCCTGCTTCGCCGGCCGGCCGCGCGCCTCGCTCGTGCCGCTGACGCGGGAGATCCGTCAGTTCGGCCTGAAGCGCGAGGACTTCCACGACATGATCGACGGCATGGCGATGGATGCGGCCGAGGATATCTGCGCGCCCGACGAGGCCACGCTCGATCTGTATTGCGATCGCGTCGCGAGTTCGGCCGGGCGGCTGTCGGTGAGGATTTTCGGGATGCCGGAAGCGCCCGGCATCGAGCTGGCGCACCATCTCGGCCGCGCGCTGCAACTGACCAACATCCTGCGCGACATCGACGAGGACGCCGACATACGGCGCTGCTACCTGCCGCGCGAGTTGCTCGAGCGCGAAGGCATCCCGCTCGGCGATCCGCATGCGATCGCGCGGCATCCGGCGCTGCCGCGCGTGTGCGCGACGCTCGCCGAGCGCGCGCTCGCGCATTTCGCGCAGGCCGACCGCGTGATGGACGGCGCGGTGCGCGCCCAGGTGCGCGCACCGCGCATCATGTCGGGCGCCTACCGCTGCATCCTCGAGGCGGCGCTGGCCCGTGGCTTCGTGGCGCCGCGCCAGCCACTGCGCAAGCCGCGCCTGCGCATGCTGCTGATCGCGCTGCGCTACGCGTTTTTCTGA
- a CDS encoding alpha/beta fold hydrolase — protein MARSETEAPARHAPAPSARLPFVLVHGAWHGAWAYQRLGAALATRGHPSLARDLPAHGLDARYPAAFGDPADAAALAHEPSPVSATTLDDYTDSVLRTIDEARALGHERVVLVGHSMGGLAITAAAERAPERIAKLVYLAAFMPASGAAGLDYVRAPENQGEALAALMCASPRAVGALRINPASRDAGYLAMLRQALFEDVDDATFRAAIRLMSSDLPPAPFAAPIATTPQRWGSIERHYVACANDRVLLPALQQRFIAEADAFVPQRPTRVHRLASSHSPYLSQPEALAEQLVAIARASGEPAASLE, from the coding sequence GTGGCCCGTTCCGAGACCGAAGCGCCTGCCCGTCACGCCCCCGCCCCGTCCGCGCGCCTGCCGTTCGTGCTCGTGCATGGCGCCTGGCACGGCGCCTGGGCCTACCAGCGGCTCGGCGCGGCGCTGGCCACGCGCGGCCATCCGAGCCTCGCGCGCGACCTGCCCGCGCACGGGCTCGACGCCCGCTATCCGGCGGCATTCGGCGATCCGGCGGACGCCGCGGCGCTGGCCCATGAACCATCGCCCGTCTCCGCGACAACGCTCGACGACTACACCGACAGCGTGTTGCGCACGATCGACGAGGCGCGCGCCCTCGGCCACGAGCGCGTGGTGCTGGTGGGCCACAGCATGGGCGGCCTCGCGATCACCGCGGCGGCCGAGCGCGCGCCGGAGCGGATCGCGAAGCTCGTCTATCTCGCCGCGTTCATGCCGGCCTCCGGCGCGGCCGGCCTCGATTACGTGCGCGCGCCGGAGAATCAGGGCGAGGCGCTGGCCGCGCTGATGTGCGCGAGCCCGCGTGCGGTCGGCGCGCTGCGCATCAATCCCGCCAGCCGCGATGCCGGCTATCTCGCGATGCTGAGGCAGGCGCTGTTCGAGGACGTGGACGACGCGACGTTCCGGGCCGCGATCCGCCTGATGTCGTCGGACCTGCCGCCGGCGCCGTTCGCCGCGCCGATCGCGACCACGCCGCAGCGCTGGGGATCGATCGAGCGGCATTACGTGGCGTGCGCGAACGACCGCGTGCTGCTGCCCGCGCTGCAGCAGCGCTTCATCGCCGAGGCCGACGCGTTCGTGCCGCAGCGGCCGACCCGCGTGCATCGGCTCGCGAGCAGCCATTCGCCCTATCTGTCGCAGCCGGAGGCGCTCGCCGAGCAGCTCGTCGCGATCGCGCGCGCCTCCGGCGAACCGGCAGCGAGCCTCGAATGA